A genomic window from Sorex araneus isolate mSorAra2 chromosome 2, mSorAra2.pri, whole genome shotgun sequence includes:
- the GRK7 gene encoding rhodopsin kinase GRK7, whose amino-acid sequence MVDMGGLDNLIANTAYLQARKSRDADSRELQRRRRSLALPALQSCEPLRRALPRDFHSLCELQPIGRRLFGAFLATVPAYGAAAAFLEDMQAWELAEEAPDRARALQALLATCAASPHPFLSPALASRCQAAGADEQDALVALAKAEALAFLQDRPFQEFLGSPFYDKFLQWKAFERQPVSDKYFTEFRVLGKGGFGEVCAVQVSHSGKMYACKKLDKKRLKKKNGEKMALSEKEILERVRSPFIVSLAYAFQTRSHLCLVMSLMNGGDLKFHIYHVGVRGLSPSRVVFYSAQMACGLLHLHALGIVYRDLKPENVLLDDAGNCRLSDLGLAVQVPEGKAITQRIQVAAQMTPVHH is encoded by the exons ATGGTGGACATGGGGGGCCTGGACAACCTCATCGCCAACACGGCCTACCTGCAGGCGCGCAAGAGCCGGGACGCGGACAGCCGCGAGCTGCAGCGGCGCCGCcgcagcctggccctgcccgcgCTGCAGAGTTGCGAGCCGCTGCGCCGGGCGCTGCCCCGCGACTTCCACAGCCTGTGCGAGCTGCAGCCCATCGGCCGCCGCCTCTTCGGGGCCTTCCTGGCCACCGTGCCCGCCTACGGCGCGGCCGCCGCCTTCCTGGAGGACATGCAGGCCTGGGAGCTGGCCGAAGAGGCCCCGGACCGCGCGCGCGCGCTGCAGGCGCTGCTGGCCACCTGCGCGGCCAGCCCGCACCCCTTTCTCAGCCCCGCGCTGGCCAGCAGGTGCCAGGCCGCCGGCGCGGACGAGCAGGACGCCCTGGTGGCCCTGGCCAAAGCGGAGGCCCTGGCCTTCCTGCAGGACCGGCCCTTCCAAGAGTTCCTGGGCAGCCCCTTCTACGACAAGTTCCTGCAGTGGAAGGCCTTCGAGCGGCAGCCCGTGTCCGACAAGTACTTCACCGAGTTCCGGGTGCTGGGCAAGGGCGGATTTGGGGAG GTGTGCGCCGTGCAGGTGAGTCACTCAGGCAAGATGTACGCGTGTAAGAAGCTGGACAAGAAGCGGCTGAAGAAGAAGAACGGGGAGAAGATGGCGCTGTCGGAGAAGGAGATCCTGGAGCGCGTCCGCAGCCCCTTCATCGTGTCGCTGGCCTATGCCTTCCAGACCAGGTCCCACCTCTGCCTGGTCATGAGCCTGATGAACGGCGGGGACCTCAAGTTCCACATCTACCACGTGGGCGTGCGGGGCCTGTCTCCGAGCCGCGTGGTCTTCTACTCGGCGCAGATGGCCTGCGGCCTGCTGCACCTGCACGCCCTGGGCATCGTCTACCGGGACCTCAAGCCCGAGAACGTCCTCCTGGACGACGCCGGCAACTGCAGGCTGTCCGACCTGGGGCTGGCCGTGCAGGTCCCCGAGGGCAAGGCCATCACGCAGAGG ATCCAGGTGGCCGCGCAGATGACCCCTGTCCACCActag